One genomic region from Candidatus Eisenbacteria bacterium encodes:
- a CDS encoding TlpA disulfide reductase family protein, which translates to MVEEFEDQARFVEVNYGESDLARRLGVTRYPAIFVDDVLVATPNDFGFYGKGEGQSGRYAPLRSAASHERFRADLSRMIRLALAGDRAGAQAVAKPAADLGPKEWPAMTLTDLDGRTLAPADLAGRAVLLEFWATWCPPCRSTLRWLGELERRHGDRIAVVAVAVESDSAKVRKLVDDLGLPLTWVQGRPEIARAFGDVSAVPTLHLFDRNGRAAATFFGAPPDLHARVEEKLSALLR; encoded by the coding sequence GTGGTCGAGGAGTTCGAAGATCAGGCACGCTTCGTGGAAGTGAACTACGGCGAAAGCGATCTCGCCCGTCGTCTCGGGGTCACTCGCTATCCGGCCATCTTCGTCGACGACGTGCTGGTCGCCACACCCAACGACTTCGGCTTCTACGGCAAAGGCGAAGGCCAGAGCGGCCGCTACGCGCCACTCAGGAGTGCGGCCAGCCACGAGCGGTTCCGCGCCGATCTTTCGCGCATGATCCGCCTGGCGCTCGCCGGCGACCGCGCTGGAGCCCAGGCCGTGGCCAAGCCCGCCGCGGACCTGGGACCCAAAGAGTGGCCGGCGATGACGCTCACGGATCTCGACGGCCGGACGCTCGCGCCCGCCGATCTCGCGGGCCGAGCGGTGCTGCTCGAGTTCTGGGCCACCTGGTGCCCGCCATGCCGTTCCACGCTCCGATGGCTGGGCGAGCTGGAGCGCCGCCATGGGGATCGCATCGCGGTCGTGGCGGTCGCGGTCGAATCGGATTCCGCGAAGGTGAGAAAGCTGGTGGACGATCTCGGATTGCCGCTCACCTGGGTGCAGGGAAGGCCGGAGATCGCGCGCGCCTTCGGCGATGTGAGCGCGGTGCCGACGCTCCACCTCTTCGATCGCAACGGCCGCGCGGCCGCCACGTTCTTCGGCGCGCCGCCTGATCTCCACGCCCGCGTGGAGGAAAAGCTCTCGGCGCTGCTCCGCTGA
- the trxB gene encoding thioredoxin-disulfide reductase, whose amino-acid sequence MVHDVLILGAGAAGYTAAIYAARANRHPVLLTGYQPGGQLTITTDVENYPGFRSGIMGPDLMDQMRDQAEKSGTLFVASEAAKVDFSSRPLKVWADDGMLHEARTVIVATGASAKLLGIESETKLMGYGVSACATCDGPLFKNKRAVVVGGGDTAMEEATYLSRLLSEVVVVHRRDTLRASMVMQERALTNPKIRFVWDSEIVEILAEGKETVTGVKIRNVKTGAIARIETDGVFVAIGHQPNTTFLKGHLPMDDRGYLKVTPGTARTAIPGVFAAGDVADPVYRQAVTAAGSGCMAAIDAEHFLAHEDHVKPATEQAARA is encoded by the coding sequence ATGGTTCACGATGTCCTGATTCTTGGCGCCGGCGCTGCCGGTTATACCGCCGCCATCTATGCGGCGAGGGCCAATCGTCATCCCGTGCTGCTGACCGGCTACCAGCCGGGTGGGCAGCTCACGATCACGACCGATGTCGAGAATTACCCCGGCTTTCGCAGCGGCATCATGGGTCCCGATCTGATGGACCAGATGCGCGATCAGGCCGAGAAGTCCGGCACGCTGTTCGTGGCGAGCGAAGCCGCGAAGGTCGACTTCTCGTCCCGCCCGCTCAAGGTGTGGGCCGATGACGGCATGCTCCACGAGGCGCGCACGGTCATCGTCGCCACCGGCGCAAGCGCCAAGCTCCTTGGGATCGAGAGCGAGACCAAGCTGATGGGCTATGGCGTCTCGGCGTGCGCGACCTGCGACGGCCCTCTCTTCAAGAACAAGCGCGCGGTCGTGGTCGGTGGCGGTGACACCGCCATGGAAGAGGCGACCTACCTTTCGCGGCTGCTCAGCGAAGTCGTCGTGGTTCACCGGCGCGACACGCTGCGGGCCTCGATGGTCATGCAGGAGCGCGCGTTGACGAACCCGAAGATCCGCTTCGTATGGGACTCGGAGATCGTGGAGATCCTGGCCGAGGGCAAGGAGACGGTCACGGGAGTGAAGATCCGCAACGTGAAGACAGGCGCCATCGCGCGGATCGAGACCGACGGCGTGTTCGTGGCGATCGGTCATCAGCCCAACACCACGTTCCTCAAAGGGCATCTCCCCATGGACGACCGCGGCTACCTCAAGGTCACGCCAGGCACCGCGCGCACCGCGATTCCCGGTGTGTTCGCCGCGGGCGACGTGGCCGATCCGGTCTACCGCCAGGCGGTGACGGCGGCAGGCAGCGGCTGCATGGCGGCGATCGACGCCGAGCACTTCCTGGCCCACGAAGACCACGTGAAGCCCGCCACCGAGCAGGCGGCCCGAGCCTAG